Proteins encoded in a region of the Triticum dicoccoides isolate Atlit2015 ecotype Zavitan chromosome 3A, WEW_v2.0, whole genome shotgun sequence genome:
- the LOC119271705 gene encoding uncharacterized protein LOC119271705: MKTYIAAILLVLSLAGRLSAAAAADDDKVDAVIRLPSHGPGVAGAGEATAAVKDFERPSCCNRERCGGILRICHCDDMFDHKCPATCVDCVSLGRSGYYCGDSYLPGPVPRCTKVGRNGDLSGGN, translated from the exons ATGAAGACATACATTGCTGCCATCCTGCTGGTGCTTTCCCTCGCTGggcgcctctccgccgccgccgccgccgatgacgaCAAGGTGGACGCCGTTATCCGTCTCCCGAGCCACG GTCCAGGGGTCGCTGGCGCCGGTGAAGCAACGGCGGCCGTGAAGGATTTTGAGCGGCCGAGCTGCTGCAACCGGGAGCGGTGCGGCGGGATCCTGCGGATATGTCACTGCGATGATATGTTCGACCACAAGTGCCCCGCCACCTGCGTGGACTGCGTGTCCTTGGGCCGATCTGGCTACTACTGCGGAGACAGTTACCTTCCTGGCCCCGTGCCCAGGTGCACCAAGGTTGGCCGCAACGGCGACCTCTCCGGCGGTAACTAG